From Microbacterium sp. 10M-3C3:
ATCATCGACGGAGCGGACGCCGCACGCTTCCTCTCCGCCGTGAAGACGCGTCTCGAGGCCGCGCAGTTCGAGGGAGACCTCGGGATCTGATCACCCCGGATCGGCGGCGTCGAACGCGTCGCGGATCCGCCAGCCGTCGGGCGTCGCGATCACGGTCACCAGCCGTGGCGCGGCGCCCTCGGCGTTCACCCGCAGCACCGCGACACCGCCGAGATCGTCCAGCAGCTCGACCGTGCGCCCCGGCGCCGTGAGCGCCCCGGCACCGAGGTCCTTCGCGGGGTCCTCCTGGGTGCCGGGCCAGCACGCGCGGTCGACGCACCCGTCGCGCATCCGCAGGAGCGTCTCCAGCGCCTCCCGCGGATCGGTCTCCGCCGGCGGCGGCGCGACCGGCGGCGACGCACCGACGGATGCAGCGGGCTCGGACCCGTCGTCGCCCGTCGGCGCCGTGACGCCCACCGACGACTGCGGCACAGCACCGGCGACGGCGGGATCCCCTTCCTGCGGCCACAGCGCGCCGGCCGCGAGCACCACGGCAGCGACCCCCGCGGCCACGAGGAGGGGCCGGCGGCGCCCGCCCGGAACACGCACCACGGAGCGCACGCGCGCGAGTGCCGCGGCCGCCGCATCCGCCCACCCGGCATCCCCCGCGCGCGCGGGCGCACTCCACCATCCCGCCGGGGATGCGGCCGCCACGCTCTCGACCTCCGCGGGGCGCAGGGCGGGCGCGCGCACCGACACCGTCTCGACGACGATCGGCTCCGCCGGCACGGTCGCGAACACCTCGTCCTCAAGGGCATCGGATCGCTCGACGAGGCGGCGCTCCGCCACGGCATCGGCGATGCCGGCGATCGCGTGCGCGAGGGCGGTGTTCTCGGCATCGGCGACCGACCGCAGCAGCTCGGCCGACGCCGCGCGCACCGTGTGCGCCTCGTCGGGGTCCGTCACCAGGAGCGGCTCGCCGTCCGGTGTCGTCCACCACGCCGCCGGCTGCTCGTCGATGCCGTCCTCGACCGCGGCGACGCATCCGCGCAGGACGCTCACCGCGAGAGTGACCCGCTCTCCGTCGGTGAGGGCGAGTCCGGCGGCCTCACGCCGCGCGACGAGTCGGTCGAGGCGCGTCGACACCGCCGGCAGCACGACCGCGTGGCCGTCGTCGCGGCGGAGGACATCCAGTGGCGCCAGGAGGTGCCGGCCCGGCGCCGACGCCCACCCCGCCCACTCGGCCAATGTCGCGCTGTCCACGAGCAGCACGACGCCGCTGTCGGGCGATCTCGCTAGGGCGCCGTCGAAGGGCGCCTCCGGCGGGCAGACGGCGCGCAGCGGCGGGTAGACCTCGAACGCGGCGAGGAAGGGAGGCGTGCCCATCGCCCCACCCTCGCGTCCGATCGGGCCTCCGGCGCCCGTGACCGGGTCGTCCGGTGGATGCCGCGGGTCTCGCGCCCCCTGTGGAGGACGGGACGAGGGGTCGCGCCGGTAGAATCGAGGCATGGCCGCCCGCAGCACCGCACCGGAGAAGCGACCCAACTTCTTCTCACAGCTCCGCACCCTCTTCCGCTTCACCCGGGAGGCCTTCCCATGGCTCCCCGTCGTCCTGCCGCTCATCGTCGTGGCGGGCATCGGTGTCGGCGTGGGCATCGGGTTCCTCATCCCGCCGGTGGCCGTGTGGAGCGTCATCCTGTGGGGCGTCACGGGCCTCATGGCCGGCATCCTCGCCGCCATGGTGACGCTCACGCGCCTGTCCACGCGCGCGATGTACCGCAAGATCGACGGCATGCCCGGCGCCGCGGGCCACGTTCTCTCCACCGGCCTCGGCCGCAACTGGAGCGCCTCCGAGATGCCCGTGGGAGTGAACCCCCGCACCCAGGAGGCGGTCTACCGCACGATCGGCCGCGGCGGCGTGGTCATCGTCGGCGAGGGTTCGCGCGGTCGTCTGACGCGGCTCGTCAACGACGAGCGCTCGAAGGTGCAGCGCGTCGCGTCGGGCGTGCCCGTCACCGTGCTGTATGTCGGCCACGGCGAGGACGAGGTCCCGATCAAGGACCTCGCTTCGCGCATCAAAGGCCTGCCGAAGAAGATCGACCGCGCGACGATGGCCGCGGTCATCAAGCGCGTCGACTCGGTGTCGCAGTCGGTGACGTCGCTGCCCATCCCGAAGGGCATCGACCCCACGCGCGTGCGCGCGCAGCGCCCGCGCTGATCCCACGCCTCAGCTGCGGACGAGGACCGTCCCGGCGGCCTTGTCATGGAGCCCGCGCCTATCGGCGTCCCAGATCGCCGCGGGGATGACGAGCACGAGCAGGGCCGTCCGCACGATCGGTCGCCACAGGCCGACCCACCCGATCGGCACGCGCTGCAGCCGCATCCCGAACAGGCGGTGCCCCGGGCTCCCGCCCAGCGTCGGGATGAACACGAGCTGCACGATCGCGAAGATCGCCGTGGTCGCGAGCGCGTCGTAGGAGAAGAACGCGATCGAGATGACCACGGCGCACGCCCAGTCCACGACCAGCGCGCCGACGCGGCGACCGAGCGTCGCGACGCTTCCGGGACCGGATGGGGGCAGGCCGAGGCGTTCGCCCGGGTAGGCGTCGGAGGGGTCGGGCATATCTCCAGCGTAATCAGCGCCGCGTAACATCCCCGAAACATGAGAGACACTGGTGGGCAACGCCCCTTCGTTAGGGTCGACGCGTCAGCCCTGGCGGGCCGGCACATCCCGATAGCCCCACCTCTGGAGTCTTCATGTTCAAAGATTCATCCGAGGTGCTGAAGTTCATCCAGGACGAGGACGTCAAGTTCCTCGACATCCGTTTCACGGATCTGCCTGGCGTGCAGCAGCACTTCAACATCCCCGCGGCCACCGTCGATGAGGACTTCTTCACCGTCGGCCAGCTGTTCGACGGCTCGTCGATCCGCGGGTTCGCGAACATCCACGAGTCGGACATGCAGCTCATCCCCGATGTCACCACGGCGTATCTGGACCCGTTCCGCGAGGCCAAGACGCTCATCATGGTCTTCGACATCTACAACCCGCGCAACGGCGAGATCTACTCGAAGGACCCGCGTCAGGTCGCGAAGAAGGCGGAGAAGTACCTCGCCTCGACCGGCATCGCCGACACCGCGTACTTCGCCCCTGAGGCCGAGTTCTACATCTTCGACGACGTCCGCTACGAGGTGAAGCAGAACAAGAGCTTCTACTCCGTGGACTCGGAGGAAGGCGCGTGGAACACCGGTCGCGAGGAGGAGGGCGGGAACCTCGCCAACAAGACCCCGTACAAGGGCGGCTACTTCCCCGTCTCCCCCGTCGACAAGCAGGCCGACCTGCGCGACGACATCAGCCTGAAGCTCATCGAGGCGGGCCTCCAGCTCGAGCGCGCGCACCACGAGGTGGGCACCGGCGGCCAGGCGGAGATCAACTACCGCTTCGACACGATGGTGCACGCGGCCGACGACATCCTGAAGTTCAAGTACATCGTGAAGAACACGGCGCTGGAGTGGGGCAAGGTCGCGACCTTCATGCCCAAGCCGCTGTTCGGCGACAACGGCTCGGGCATGCACACCCACCAGTCGCTGTGGAACGACGGCAAGCCGCTGTTCTATGACGAGACCGGCTACGGCGGGCTCTCCGACATCGCGCGCTGGTACATCGGCGGCATCCTCGCCCACGCCCCCGCGGTGCTGGCCTTCACCAACCCGACCCTCAACAGCTACCACCGTCTGGTGAAGGGCTTCGAGGCGCCGGTCAACCTCGTCTACTCGGCCGGGAACCGCTCGGCGGCCATCCGCATCCCGATCACGGGCTCCAACCCCAAGGCCAAGCGCATCGAGTTCCGCGCGCCGGATGCCTCGGGCAACCCGTACCTCGCGTTCGCGGCGCAGCTCATGGCAGGTATCGACGGCATCAAGAACCGCATCGAGCCGCACGAGCCGGTGGACAAGGACCTCTACGAGCTCCCCGCCGAAGAGGCCAAGAACATCCCGCAGGTGCCGAACTCGCTGCTCGACTCGCTCGAGGCGCTGCGCGCCGACCACGAGTTCCTGCTCGCCGGCGGCGTGTTCACCGAGGAGCTCATCGAGACCTGGATCGAGTACAAGATCGAGAACGAGATCCAGCCGATCGCCCAGCGCCCGCACCCCTTCGAGTACGAGCTCTACTTCGGGGTCTGATTCCGGGAGGCCCTCAGGGCCACACTTCCGGTTCTTGAGACCAGCAATTCACTGAGCCCCAGTCGGCAGTTGCCGTCTGGGGCTCAGTGTACCTCTGGACGTTTACGGACGGCTACGGACAGTAAACGGACAGGTTTTCGGACAGGGCGCGGGCCGCTCTTGCAGTACCGTTGACGATCCCGATGCGTCCAAGTCAGAGTCGCGTCGCGGTGAGAATGGGAAGGTCGTCGCCCGCCGCGTAAGCCGCCGACTCGCGCTCGACGAGTCGGCCGTCGCGCCGCTCGGCGAGGCGAGCCCGGATCAGAATGACGAGCGTGATCGGGCCGTTGACGAGGAACTTCAGCGCGTTCCAGATGAACAGCAGCACGAGCAGGTTCAGCCACCCCGGCCCGCCGTCGGCGATCCAGACGGTCAGCAGCCACGCGCCGAGCAGGTACGGCACGGCGATCAGCATGGCGGGCACACCCCACTTCAGTCCGCGGCGCGTCCGCAGCGCGTTGAGCAGGATGTTCGTCGGCATGTACGTCCGCAGGAACAGCCGAACTCGGATGCTGAGATTCCAGAGCAGTCGGAGCATGATGTCCGCCTCCTGAGAGGGTGCGTAGCTCCGCCGAGGAGGTAGATCATGTGGTGAGCGTCCCGAGAGGACCGTCGCAAGCGACCTAGAAATCGTGGCTACTACCTCGACACTCAGGGTACGCCCGACCTCGGACACACGGAAGGGCAACTACAGACGTGGCGCGGATACCCCGACCGCGGTGACCGTGGACTCCGGTTCTGCTGCGCGTGCCGCGAGCTGCCGTGCGCGGTGGATCGCGGCGCGTGCTCGCGCGGCATCTGCGTGCTGCCGCGCGTCGTCGCCGATGAGTCCGAGCGCGCTGGTCTCCGCGATGCCGTAGGTGTCGCGGTAGGCCGCGACGGTGCGCGCCTCGCGTCGCCAAATCGCGGCAAGCTGCGGATCGGCGGGCTCCGGGCCGAGTTCCGCGGCCCATGCCTCGGACGCCTCGACCGCTTCGGCGACGAGCGCGTCGGCCCGCTGCTCGATGAGTGCGGCGCGTTCGCGGAGCGCGGCGCGCATGTCGTCGTCCATCGTGCCGAGCGCCGGGGTGATGAGTCCAGCGATGGGCGCGGCGGGCTGGCGCACGCGCCCCGCACCGTTCGCGCGCGCCAGGGCTCGGATCACCCGTTCGTGGAGCACCGCGGCCACGTCCTCGGCGTCGTCGAGCGGACGCGAGGCGACGAGCGCGTGCAGCAGGCGCTCCGTGTCGTACCCGTCCGCCTCGGCGCGGCGCAGCTCGGCACCGAGCACACCGAACGCGGTCGATCCGATGGCGGCGTCGGCTTCGGCCTCGGTGAGTCGGGTGGCGCGCACGAGGGCTTCCCATCTCTGCTGCTGTGCGGCGGCGGCGATGGTCTCGTACTCGGCGGCGAGCTGGCCGACCGAGCCCCAGGCGTCCTGCTCGGCGGCGATCATCTGGCGGGCTGAGAGTTCGGCTCCAACGTGCTGGAGCACCCCGGCGAGCACCTTGCGGGCCGCGACTGCCTTGGTGTCCTGGGTGGGCGGATGGATGTGGTCGTCGTCGGGACGGTTGATCGAGACGTAGGCGGTGTTCACGAGCCTTCCGCGGGTCATGGCGACGTAGAAGTTCTCGCGCGTCGCGCCGGGCTCGATGAGCGTGTGTCCGGTGTCGACGGTGACGCCTTGCGCCCGGTACGCGGTGACGGCGTAGCCGAGTTGGACGTGCTCGGCGACGTACTCAGCGGGGAGCCTTAGGGTCGCGCCCCAGCGCCGTCCGGCGGGACGCACCCGCAGCGACCCATCGGCGTCGATGGCGGTGATCGTCCATCGACTGCCGTTGCGTACCCAGCCGCGGCCGATGCGCAGCTCGCGGTCGTTGCGGCGGGTGATGATCGCGTCCCCGACGGATGCCTCGGTATGGTCATGCAGCCGCACCTCGGCGCGCGCGTCGACCTGCCCGGCGAGGATGAGGTCGGCGCGGGCGCGCTGGTTCAGGGTAGTGACCATCGCGCTCGACTCGGCAATGAGGATGCTCGCCAGTCCTGCGACGCGGTCGCTCTGCCACGAAGCGTAGGCGGCATCAGCCATGCGTTCGGCCTCCCCTGCATGGATGCGCCCGTGGGCGTGGTAGGTGTCGATCGCCTCGATGCGCCCGTGGCGAAGGTCGAGCGTGGCTTCCTTCTCCCAGGCTGCGGCGATGCGTCGCACGTCGGTCAGCTCGGGCACGTCGTCGCGGTCGGCGACGAGCAGCCCGAACGCTCCCCCGGCGTCCACGGATTGCAGTTGCGCCGTGTCGCCCACGAGCAGCACCTTCACCCCAGCGTCGACCGCGACGCGCACGAGCCGGTCAAGGGCGAGCGTTCCGGCGAGGGATGCCTCGTCCACGATCACGAGCTGCCCGGCGGTGAAGCCGATGCCGTGGTCGCGGTAAGTCTGCCACCACTTCGCGGTGTTCTCCGTCGGGATGCCGAGATCCCCGGCCAGCACCTCGGCGGCCACGGCAGACGGGGCGAGCCCGACCACCGAGCCGTGCCCGTGCTCGGCTTCCCATGCGCGCCGCAACGCGCGCAGAGCGGTGGTCTTGCCCGCCCCTGCGGGGCCGATGAGCAGGTCGAGCATCCGGCCGGAAGACGCAATCGCGGTGAGCGCGGCGCGCTGGTCGTCGCCGAGCGCGCGCCCACGGCGGGGTTGCAGCGCGTGCGCGATGGTTGCGTCGGCCAGGCGCGGTGCAACCTGCTCGCGGGAGCGTGCAAGCAGCCGATCCTCAGCAGCGAGCACCGCGGCCCCGCTATAGCGGGCGGCGTTGCGAGGCCGGAACACGCTCGTGCCGTCCGTGCGCTGGAACGCAGCGGGACTGGAGGCAAGCTCGGGCGGGGTGAGCCGGATGGACGCCTGCTCTGCGGCATCGACGATCATGCTAGTGATCGCCTCGCGGTCCTCCGTGCCGGTGAAGCGCCAGCCCATCGTCTGCCGTGCGGCCTCGGCGTACAGGTTCCAGAGGCTCCACGTCGTGCGCTTCTCGGCAACCGCGGCGACCACCGACGCGCCGAGCCTGGCGATCCGCTCCAGCGGCACATCCTCCGCGCGCAGGAGCTTCGCGGGCTCGACCGCGACGGCTTCTCGCGCCCACTCGGTGGCATCCCGGCCCAGCAGTCGGCTCGCGCGGGTGCGCCACTCCTGGGCGAGGTCGGCGAGCGGGCGGACTTCCTTGTCGGGCCGGGTCGCCAGCGTCGCCTGCTGCCGCAGCCGGATGATCGTCTCCCGTGACGGCGCGTGCCCGTGCGCGGCCTCGTACTCGGCGATCAGGCCATCCTTCTCGATGTCGATGTGCCGCGACCGGGACGAGAACTCGGCGACCAGCTCCTCGGGCACCGTGGCGACCGCCCACACCGGGTTGCGATCCGCGCCCCGGTCGCGCCGCTCCCACCCGACGCCGAGCACGCGGGTCAGGTGATCGGCGAACACCGCGGTGTGCAGCTCGCTCAGC
This genomic window contains:
- a CDS encoding RDD family protein; protein product: MPDPSDAYPGERLGLPPSGPGSVATLGRRVGALVVDWACAVVISIAFFSYDALATTAIFAIVQLVFIPTLGGSPGHRLFGMRLQRVPIGWVGLWRPIVRTALLVLVIPAAIWDADRRGLHDKAAGTVLVRS
- the glnA gene encoding type I glutamate--ammonia ligase encodes the protein MFKDSSEVLKFIQDEDVKFLDIRFTDLPGVQQHFNIPAATVDEDFFTVGQLFDGSSIRGFANIHESDMQLIPDVTTAYLDPFREAKTLIMVFDIYNPRNGEIYSKDPRQVAKKAEKYLASTGIADTAYFAPEAEFYIFDDVRYEVKQNKSFYSVDSEEGAWNTGREEEGGNLANKTPYKGGYFPVSPVDKQADLRDDISLKLIEAGLQLERAHHEVGTGGQAEINYRFDTMVHAADDILKFKYIVKNTALEWGKVATFMPKPLFGDNGSGMHTHQSLWNDGKPLFYDETGYGGLSDIARWYIGGILAHAPAVLAFTNPTLNSYHRLVKGFEAPVNLVYSAGNRSAAIRIPITGSNPKAKRIEFRAPDASGNPYLAFAAQLMAGIDGIKNRIEPHEPVDKDLYELPAEEAKNIPQVPNSLLDSLEALRADHEFLLAGGVFTEELIETWIEYKIENEIQPIAQRPHPFEYELYFGV
- a CDS encoding DUF4191 family protein, whose translation is MAARSTAPEKRPNFFSQLRTLFRFTREAFPWLPVVLPLIVVAGIGVGVGIGFLIPPVAVWSVILWGVTGLMAGILAAMVTLTRLSTRAMYRKIDGMPGAAGHVLSTGLGRNWSASEMPVGVNPRTQEAVYRTIGRGGVVIVGEGSRGRLTRLVNDERSKVQRVASGVPVTVLYVGHGEDEVPIKDLASRIKGLPKKIDRATMAAVIKRVDSVSQSVTSLPIPKGIDPTRVRAQRPR
- a CDS encoding sulfate permease: MLRLLWNLSIRVRLFLRTYMPTNILLNALRTRRGLKWGVPAMLIAVPYLLGAWLLTVWIADGGPGWLNLLVLLFIWNALKFLVNGPITLVILIRARLAERRDGRLVERESAAYAAGDDLPILTATRL
- the mobF gene encoding MobF family relaxase; translation: MRVMGAGDGYKYLLRSVASADGERALSTPLTRYYAEQGTPPGRWMGGGLAALGEGEIHEGAPVSEAQLQLLLGMGRDPVTGDPLGKAYPAFPSVEDRIAARISRLDPALGADERAEAVVVIEAEESARTSRRAVAGYDFTFSLPKSASVLWAVADATTQARIAEAHHAAVAEVVAFMERELAATRSGATSRDGAVAQVEVTGLIATAFDHFDSRASDPQLHTHVVVSNKVRTLFDGKWRSLDGRPLHAATVALSELHTAVFADHLTRVLGVGWERRDRGADRNPVWAVATVPEELVAEFSSRSRHIDIEKDGLIAEYEAAHGHAPSRETIIRLRQQATLATRPDKEVRPLADLAQEWRTRASRLLGRDATEWAREAVAVEPAKLLRAEDVPLERIARLGASVVAAVAEKRTTWSLWNLYAEAARQTMGWRFTGTEDREAITSMIVDAAEQASIRLTPPELASSPAAFQRTDGTSVFRPRNAARYSGAAVLAAEDRLLARSREQVAPRLADATIAHALQPRRGRALGDDQRAALTAIASSGRMLDLLIGPAGAGKTTALRALRRAWEAEHGHGSVVGLAPSAVAAEVLAGDLGIPTENTAKWWQTYRDHGIGFTAGQLVIVDEASLAGTLALDRLVRVAVDAGVKVLLVGDTAQLQSVDAGGAFGLLVADRDDVPELTDVRRIAAAWEKEATLDLRHGRIEAIDTYHAHGRIHAGEAERMADAAYASWQSDRVAGLASILIAESSAMVTTLNQRARADLILAGQVDARAEVRLHDHTEASVGDAIITRRNDRELRIGRGWVRNGSRWTITAIDADGSLRVRPAGRRWGATLRLPAEYVAEHVQLGYAVTAYRAQGVTVDTGHTLIEPGATRENFYVAMTRGRLVNTAYVSINRPDDDHIHPPTQDTKAVAARKVLAGVLQHVGAELSARQMIAAEQDAWGSVGQLAAEYETIAAAAQQQRWEALVRATRLTEAEADAAIGSTAFGVLGAELRRAEADGYDTERLLHALVASRPLDDAEDVAAVLHERVIRALARANGAGRVRQPAAPIAGLITPALGTMDDDMRAALRERAALIEQRADALVAEAVEASEAWAAELGPEPADPQLAAIWRREARTVAAYRDTYGIAETSALGLIGDDARQHADAARARAAIHRARQLAARAAEPESTVTAVGVSAPRL